The genomic interval GGCGGTGCGCCAGAGCGCCGAGCGCGTGGAGGACGCGATAGGGCGCTTCAGCGGCCCCGACAGCGCAACCCAGCGGCTGCTGGTCGAGGCGGGGGAGGTCATGGGCCGCGCCCGCGCGGCGATGGCCGACGTCGCCGACAACACCGAGGCGCTGAAGCGGAACTGGCTGTTCCGGGGCTTCTTCGCCGAGCGCGGCTTCTACAACCTGGACGAGCTGACCGTGGACGAGTACCGCACGCTCCTGCGCGACGATCGCTACGCGCCGTTGCGCATATGGCTCGCCGCCGATCGGTTGTTCGAAACCGATCCCGAGGGCGGCCTGACGCTGCGCGACGGCGCCGGCCGCCGGATCGAGGAAGCGATGGGAGAGCTGCTCCAGTACCCGCGGAACAGCCCTGTCGTCGTGGAGGGCTACGCCACCGACGGCGGTGTCGGACGGCGCATGCTCGACGCGCTCGCACGCGCGGAGCTGGTGCAGCGCCACGTCGTGCGGGCGTTTCGTCATGCGGGCGGGACCGGCACGATGGCCCTGGGCGCCGAAGCCGCGGAGAGCCCCCGCGGCGACGGGCGCTGGGACGGGGTGGCGCTGACGCTGTTCGCGGACCCGGAGCAGCTCGCGCGCGGCTCCGTCCGGGCGGCGCAGTGACGCTTGTCAGTCGACGGTGACGCCGGCCGCGTCCGCCAGCAGGGGGTAGAACTGCAGGAAGACATTGTCGCGCGCCGCGTGGTCGATGTGACACGCGTAGCAGCGGTTGCCGACCGGTTGCGGCTGCGCGGTGGTCATCAGGTTGGCGCCGCCCCGGAAGTCGTAGTAGGCCCAGCCGGCCTCGACTCGCTCCTTGTCCTTGACGGCCAGCTCCACCGCCAGCACGTCGGCCGCGAACCGGCCGTGGCGGGCCGGCATCGCGTCGGCCTCCGTGCTCCGTACCAGCAGCACGAGCATGGTGCCCTCGCGGAACTCGCCGGTACGGACGAAGTGGTCGTAGGCGGTCGGCTCCATCAGCGTGTGGTTGAACGATTCGCGCTGCGGAGGCTCGTCGTTGTAGCTCAGCCCGAGCGAGGCGCCGACGAAGGTCCAGCGGAGGTAGTCGTCCGGGAGCTGGAGCGCGCCGTCCGCGTCGTAGCGCGGCATGGCCGGCGGCGTGTCGTCACCGCCGGACTGGGCGGCGAGGTGCGCCGCGCCGGCCACCGCCAGCGTTGCCACCGCGGCGCTCAGCAGGCACGCGAACCAGCAGGTACGGGATAGCTGTCGTCGCATCGTTCGCTCCATCACAGGGTGCCAATCCCGACACCGTCGGTTACGCCGGTCGTGGGCGATCTGCGCGACCGGTTCTTGGCGACATAGGTCCGAAAGAGAATTCAGTCTGTCCTGTCGGGCAGGCCGGGTCAAGCCCGAGCCGGAGGTGCGGTGGAGCGCGACCGGCCTGCTCGGCACCTCACGCCAGCAGCCGCCACACCTGCGCGACCAGGAAGCAGACGGAGAGGCCCATCGCCACCGGCAGCAGCGAGGCGACGGTCGTCCAGCGGGCGCTGCGGGTCTCCTTGTAGATGGTGTAGATGGTCGTCGAGCAGGGGTTGTGGAGCAGGCTGAAGAGCATCAGGTTGACCGCGGTCAGCAGCGTCCATCCGCCGCCCCGCAGCAGCTCGCCGGTCGCCGCCACGCTGTCGAGCTCGAACATCACCCCGGCGCCGGTTCCCGTCCCCGCCGCCCCGCCGGCGGTCAGCACCGTCAACATCAGCACCGTCGGGATGACGATCTCGTTGGCGGGAATCGCCACCACGTAGGCGAGCAGGATCACCCCGTTGAGGCCGATCAGCAAGCCGAACGGATCGAGCCACCCTACCGCGTGCTCGGCGATGCTCGCGCCGCCGACGGTCACGTTGGACGAGAGCCAGATGACCGCCCCGGCCGGCACGGCGAACACCACCGCGCGCCACAGCACGATCAGGGTGCGGTCGATGAGCGAGGTGTAGAGCGTCTGGAGCACCCGCGGCGGCCGGTAGGGCGGCAACTCCAGGCTGAAGCTGGTCGCCTCGCCGCGCAGCACCGTGTTCGACAGGAACCACGACGCCAGGAACATGGCGCCGATGCCGAGCACCGCGATGGCGACGACCGCCGCCGCGGACACCAGGCCGGCGAGGTGTGCCGGGGCGAGGGCGCCGATGAAGATCGAGGCGATCAGGATCTGCGTCGGCCAACGGCCGTTGCAGAGCGAGAAGTTGTTGGTGATGATGGCGATGAGTCGTTCGCGGGGGCTGTCGATGACGCGGGTGGATACTACCCCGGCCGCGTTGCACCCGAACCCCATGCACATCGTCAGCGCCTGCTTGCCGTGCGCCCCGGCCTTGCGGAACAGCGCGTCGAGGTTGAAGGCGACGCGCGGCAGATAGCCGAAGTCCTCCAGCAGGGTGAAGATGGGGAAGAAGATCGCCATCGGCGGCAGCATCACCGCGACGACCCAGGCGGTCGCCAGGTACACGCCGTCGAAGAGGAAGCCGCTCAGCCACCACGGCAGCCCCACCGCGTCGCCCGCTGCCTTCAGCGCCGGATGTGCGGTGTCGATCAGGAGCGCGGCCAGCATGCCGGACGGGACGTTCGCCCCTTCGATGGTGATCCAGAAGACCGCGGCGAGAATCGCGAGCATCAGCGGGAAGCCCAGCCAGCGGTTCGTCAGCAGCCGATCCAGCGTGCGGTCGACGTCGAATCCGGCCTTGCGTAACCCGCGCGCCTCTGCGCGCGCCGCGATGTCGTGCGCCGCGCCGTAGGTGCGCTCCATGAGCGTGTCGTGGAAGTCCGCCGGCAGGTCCCACCGCAGGCGCTGCGCGGCGTCGAGCAGCCGCTTCCGGGCCGCGGCGGGTGGAACCGGCGGCGCCGCGCCGGCGTGGTCTTCGCCGCGCTGGCTCGGCTCGCGGGAGCGGACCGGCTCGGCGACCGCGTGGTCGTCGCCGAGCTGGCCGAGCTCGCCGGAGCGCACGGCGGCGGCCACCGCGTCGTCGGCGTTCAGCAGCCGTTGGGCCACCCAGCGGCTGCTCGGCACGCCGGGGAAAGCTCCCTCGACCACCTCCGCAAGGGATGCGACGGCCTGCTCGACCCCGGGGGCCTGCTGCGCGAGGCGGAACGGCGTGGTGCGCGTCCGGCCGGTCGCTACGCCGTGCGCGGCGTCGAGCAGCGCCTCGATGCCGACGCCGGAGCGGGCCGAGCCGGCCACCACCGGGACGCCGAGCTCCCGCTCGATCCGCGCCGCGTCGACCGCGATGCCGTGGCGCCGGGCCTCATCCATCAGATTCACGTAGACCACCACGCGGTCGGTGATGTCGAGGATCTGCAGCACGAGGTTCAGGTTGCGCTCGAGGCGGGTGGCGTCGACCACCGCCACCGTCACGTCGGGCCGCCCGAACAGGATGAACTCGCGCGCCACCTCTTCGTCGGCGCTGCCCGCCTGCAGGGAGTAGGTGCCGGGCAGGTCGACGATCTTTACCCGAGAGCCCCGGTGCGCGAACGCGCCCTCGGCGCGGACGATGGTCTTGCCGGGCCAGTTCCCCGTGTGTTGCCGCAGTCCGGTCAGGGCGTTGAAGACGGTGCTCTTGCCGACGTTCGGGTTGCCGGCGAGGGCGACGAGGATGTCCCACTTGTCGGGGCTCAACCCGAGCCGGATCAGGCTCTGCGTCCGGTGCTCGGCGCGGCTGCCGCACGTCGGGGCCGGCAGCGCCATCAGGCGACCTCCTCGACGCCGTGGGCGGGAATGGCGCTGTCGCCGGCGGCGGCGCGTTCGACGTGGATCCACGCCGCCTGCGTGCGGCGCAGCGCGATCAGCGCGCCGCGGATGCGGTAGGCGACCGGGTCGCCGGCGGCGCTCGCCAGCTCCGGCGTGATCGGCGTGCCGCGCACCACGCCGAGATCGAGCAGCCGGCGGCGCTGGGTGCCCTGGCAGGCGCGGGAGATGGCGGTGACGCGAACGGTCTCTCCGGCCGCCGCGTCGAGCAGCGTCGTGCGGCTGGTCTCGGCGCGTTCGCCGGGCGGCAGGTACTGGACCGTGACGTTGCCGGCGGCCACCGTGTCGATCTCCCACTCGCGCCCGCCGCTCCGCAGCTGGACGCTGCCGTCCGTGCGCGCGACGACGTCCAGGCGGCCGCCCAGCACGAGCCCGTCGCGGATCAGGCCGTCGTAGATCTCGCGCGGCTCGTCCTCCAGGTGCAGTATCTCCACCGTTCGTCCCGGCTGGGCCGACGCCAGGCCGAGTCCCTGGTCGGGCGGCACGTCGCCGGTCGAGGTCGGGATCGGATCGCCGTGCGGATCCCAGCGGGGGTGTCCCAGCCGGGTGTCGAGCGCGTCGACCTCGTCCACCGACAGGGCGTGCTCCATCCGCTCCGCCTCATCGTGCCAGTCGCTGGCCGGGACGCCGGTCCGGTCGGCGAGGTAGCGTTCCCACATGCGGTGCGTCCGGACCAGCCGCAGCGCCGATTGCCGTCCCTCGTCGGTCACGGTCGGTCCGTCCCCGCCGGTGTGGACCAGGCGCATCGCGCCCAGGCGCGAGAGCAGCACCGCCGCGCGGGTCCGGGAGACTTCGAGGCGCCCGGCCAGGCTCTCCAGCGAGCAGACGCGGCCCGTGCGCTCGCAGGTGTAGATGTGCTTGACGGCGTCCTCCAGGAGGACGCGTTCGCTCAGTCGCAAGAGACGCCGCAGTCGCGGCGCCAGCCCGATCCGGGGCCAGAACGACACGACCGCGGCGGCTGCCGCGATGCCGAACACGATGAGCGCGAGCGCGGGGTCGGGCATGAGTTTGACTATTCAAAAAATGGATCTTGATCAGTCTAAACCACCGCGCCGTATCCGTCCAGCGGGCGCAACCGTGGGGCCGGCGGTCGGCGGCCGTTCGCGCGTTCTGCGCACGGGCGCCGAATCCCGAGCCGCCGCCTGTGGGGAATCCGTCGCCGTGCTGGTATCATCGGTGGCTGGCAGGATTCTTGTGCCACTGGAGGAGGCTCTCATGCACCGCTGGACCGCCCGCTCGCTCGCGCTCGTCGCCGCTCTGGCCATCGGCCTGCCGCTCGCCGCCGGCGCCCAGGACGACCTCGTCAAGCGTGGCGAGGCCATCGGCGATTCACCCGTCGTCGATCTGGCGGTGGCGCTGCAGTCGATCTCTTCCTACGCCGACCGCACGGTGACGCTCGAGGGGCAGGTCAACCGGGTGTGCCAGATGAAGGGCTGTTGGCTGGAGCTGGTGCCGGCCGGTGCGGACCGCGGCATCCGGGTCACCTTCAAGGGCTACGCCTTCTTCGTGCCGACCGATTCCAGCGGGGCCAGTGCCCGCCTGGAGGGGATGTTCGAGCAGCACACCTGGTCGAAGGCGGACGCCGACCACCTGATCGCCGAGGGCGTGGGGCTGACGCGCAACCCGGACGGGACCGCCACCGAGGTCAGCTTCGTCGCGCAGGCGGTGGAACTGCGGAAGTAGACACGCCGCGCGTCAGCGCACGGTCACGTCGACGAAGCCCGTCGTCCAGCAGCACTGATCTCCGCCGCCGCCGTTGCCGGAGATGTCGTTGGCGGTGACCATCAAGCGGTAGTCGCCCGCCTCCGTGAAGGTGGCGAAAGTGGCGGTTTCGCCTCCGGTGAGGTCCGTGAATTCGTGGCGTCCGTTCGTGCCGTCCTCGGTGCCGTCCTCGGTTCCCGACTCGAAGATCACCTCGGCGGGTCCGCGATAGAGACGCCACGTCAGCGTCAGCGGCGGCCGCGGGCGTCCCCGCCGGCGCGGCGGCGGGGGGTTGGTCAGCGGTTCGTCGCGTGCCGACGCCCTCAGTTCGAGGGTCTCGCCGACCGACGCGGTGTAGGTGGCGGAGACTCCCATCACCGGCGGCCCCTGCAGCTCTTCACCGTCGCCCACCGTGAGCCGCGGCGGCGAATTGCCGTTCGCGCGGTTCAGGAACGGGTTGACGAAGTAGGGCGGATTCAACCAGAACGACACCTCGGAGCGCTGGTTGTTGGCGGTCAGGGTCCAGGTGAGACGCTGCTCGCCGAAGTCGGCCGGGACGTTGATGGCGAACACCCCCCACGCGCGCCGGGGCAGAAAGTGCGTCGGTTGCCCGAGATCGGGACCGCCGGGCTGAATCCGGTTGTCGGGACCGATGGGGATGTCCAGCGGGTCGTCGTTCCGGCTGAAGTATCCCAACAGGATCGTGAACGACCCGTCCGCGTTGCGGTACCAGCCCTCCACGGCCGGGAAGATCGCCTCGCCGCGGCTTCCTTCGGGCTCGAGGGGGAGCGGGGCGCGGGGCGGCTGGGCCCGCGTCGTGGCGGCTGCAAACAGGAGCGCGGCGGAGAGGGCCGTCGCGAGACCGACCCGAAACCTGTGGAGTTGCATCGAGATATCAGTCGTCGTTGTCGGTCATCGCCGCGCGCGCCGCGACCTCGGCTTCGTAGTCCTCGT from Acidobacteriota bacterium carries:
- a CDS encoding metal-dependent transcriptional regulator encodes the protein MPDPALALIVFGIAAAAAVVSFWPRIGLAPRLRRLLRLSERVLLEDAVKHIYTCERTGRVCSLESLAGRLEVSRTRAAVLLSRLGAMRLVHTGGDGPTVTDEGRQSALRLVRTHRMWERYLADRTGVPASDWHDEAERMEHALSVDEVDALDTRLGHPRWDPHGDPIPTSTGDVPPDQGLGLASAQPGRTVEILHLEDEPREIYDGLIRDGLVLGGRLDVVARTDGSVQLRSGGREWEIDTVAAGNVTVQYLPPGERAETSRTTLLDAAAGETVRVTAISRACQGTQRRRLLDLGVVRGTPITPELASAAGDPVAYRIRGALIALRRTQAAWIHVERAAAGDSAIPAHGVEEVA
- the feoB gene encoding ferrous iron transport protein B, whose amino-acid sequence is MALPAPTCGSRAEHRTQSLIRLGLSPDKWDILVALAGNPNVGKSTVFNALTGLRQHTGNWPGKTIVRAEGAFAHRGSRVKIVDLPGTYSLQAGSADEEVAREFILFGRPDVTVAVVDATRLERNLNLVLQILDITDRVVVYVNLMDEARRHGIAVDAARIERELGVPVVAGSARSGVGIEALLDAAHGVATGRTRTTPFRLAQQAPGVEQAVASLAEVVEGAFPGVPSSRWVAQRLLNADDAVAAAVRSGELGQLGDDHAVAEPVRSREPSQRGEDHAGAAPPVPPAAARKRLLDAAQRLRWDLPADFHDTLMERTYGAAHDIAARAEARGLRKAGFDVDRTLDRLLTNRWLGFPLMLAILAAVFWITIEGANVPSGMLAALLIDTAHPALKAAGDAVGLPWWLSGFLFDGVYLATAWVVAVMLPPMAIFFPIFTLLEDFGYLPRVAFNLDALFRKAGAHGKQALTMCMGFGCNAAGVVSTRVIDSPRERLIAIITNNFSLCNGRWPTQILIASIFIGALAPAHLAGLVSAAAVVAIAVLGIGAMFLASWFLSNTVLRGEATSFSLELPPYRPPRVLQTLYTSLIDRTLIVLWRAVVFAVPAGAVIWLSSNVTVGGASIAEHAVGWLDPFGLLIGLNGVILLAYVVAIPANEIVIPTVLMLTVLTAGGAAGTGTGAGVMFELDSVAATGELLRGGGWTLLTAVNLMLFSLLHNPCSTTIYTIYKETRSARWTTVASLLPVAMGLSVCFLVAQVWRLLA
- a CDS encoding DUF4920 domain-containing protein, which encodes MCLTASSRRTRSLSRKRRRSRGASPIRGQNDTTAAAAAMPNTMSASAGSGMSLTIQKMDLDQSKPPRRIRPAGATVGPAVGGRSRVLRTGAESRAAACGESVAVLVSSVAGRILVPLEEALMHRWTARSLALVAALAIGLPLAAGAQDDLVKRGEAIGDSPVVDLAVALQSISSYADRTVTLEGQVNRVCQMKGCWLELVPAGADRGIRVTFKGYAFFVPTDSSGASARLEGMFEQHTWSKADADHLIAEGVGLTRNPDGTATEVSFVAQAVELRK